A portion of the Gossypium arboreum isolate Shixiya-1 chromosome 8, ASM2569848v2, whole genome shotgun sequence genome contains these proteins:
- the LOC108484240 gene encoding peroxidase N, translated as MMKSPNKIKSYYYSLFMISLMLCLGARSQLTTDFYSQTCPSLLSTVRKQVQSAIKTEMRMAASLLRLHFHDCFVNGCDASVLLDGDNSTEKFALANVNSARGFEVIDAIKSAVESSCSGVVSCADILAIAARDSVVLSGGPTWRVLLGRRDGLVSNGTLANAALPSPFEALDAITQKFVDVGLNITDVVSLSGGHTIGLAKCATFDNRLFNFSGTGAPDSTMEATMLADLQSFCPVNGDSNRFTALDRNSTDLFDNHYFKNLLNGKGLLGSDQILYSSDLAVSTTKNLVESYSSNSILFFNDFVNSMIKMGNISPLTGTNGEIRKNCRDVNS; from the exons ATGATGAAGAGTCCAAACAAAATTAAGAGTTATTATTATTCTCTGTTTATGATCAGCTTGATGCTTTGTTTAGGTGCGAGGTCCCAACTAACCACTGATTTCTATTCACAAACATGTCCATCTCTCCTTTCAACAGTACGGAAACAAGTTCAGAGTGCGATCAAGACCGAAATGCGAATGGCAGCCTCTCTGCTCCGGCTTCATTTCCATGATTGCTTTGTGAAT GGTTGTGATGCATCAGTTTTGTTGGATGGAGACAATAGTACTGAGAAGTTTGCTCTTGCAAATGTCAATTCGGCAAGAGGATTTGAAGTCATCGACGCAATAAAAAGCGCCGTAGAGAGCTCATGCAGTGGAGTTGTATCATGTGCTGATATATTAGCCATCGCTGCTCGCGATTCTGTTGTCTTA AGTGGAGGTCCAACATGGAGAGTTTTATTAGGAAGGAGAGACGGACTAGTTTCCAACGGGACACTAGCAAACGCTGCACTTCCTTCTCCATTCGAGGCATTGGATGCTATCACTCAAAAGTTTGTCGATGTTGGTCTCAACATAACAGATGTAGTCTCTTTATCAG GTGGCCATACAATTGGATTGGCAAAGTGTGCCACCTTCGACAATAGATTATTCAACTTCTCAGGAACTGGTGCTCCCGACAGTACGATGGAGGCGACCATGTTGGCGGATCTGCAAAGCTTTTGTCCGGTTAACGGTGACAGTAACAGGTTCACTGCTCTTGATAGGAACTCAACTGATCTATTTGACAACCATTATTTCAAGAACTTGTTAAATGGGAAGGGCTTATTAGGTTCGGATCAGATTTTATATTCTAGTGATTTGGCCGTTTCCACAACTAAAAACCTTGTTGAAAGTTACAGCAGCAACTCAATACTTTTCTTCAATGACTTTGTCAACTCCATGATCAAGATGGGGAATATAAGTCCACTTACTGGGACTAACGGAGAGATTAGGAAGAATTGCAGGGATGTTAATTCTTAG